From a region of the Flavobacterium sediminilitoris genome:
- a CDS encoding lantibiotic dehydratase, protein MKFLPQFIVRTPLVAFGNRTDNAVFSEALYLSTPVLHDEYKKHLIKPIETEKELKKLKVSLYKYESRASQRCTPFGLFAGLSIGEWQDKNQIILNSDLNKTLIRNTRLDMNVLNSLVQELAKLESIKTHLKFFPNTSIYQVGENYRYIEYYYNNAKRFHKICKVDYSEYLAYILNQSNKGLTINELINLLIDDEVTFEEASEFIQELIDAQILINELEPTVTGTDYFNSVLNKLQKIHDLNRDANLFQIVNTLISVDQSIKKIDANILNKIESYRQVHEQLKTILPNLSETNLFQTDLYKQTVQSEIHSKVQEQLKDALQFLNKITPINTNEKLESFKKRFQNRFEDDAIPLLLALDVETGVGYIETGNHGINDLIEDIYTPNANYGSELKWNELQSCLLQLLTKSREEKKKSVEISEKNFPSIDFSENNLPSSFSAMFKMLDVKTNKIYINGAGGSSAVNLLGRFAVGNEAVNKIINTISEFEQEQFPNKILAEIVHLPESRTGNILARSAFRKYEIPYLAKSAVADDFQIKMEDLYIKIRNNKVILFDKRLQKEIIPRLGNAHNFGFNSLPVYHFLCDLQTQYFSKPYVGFHWGILSNQFDFLPRVEYQNTILSAAKWQLKQKDLEPLQDKKKTNVEKHHYFFELKNKIELPDLFLIVQSDNELLINTNNPIAIDTFIDTIKKSNEVVLEEYLFTSKDALVKDTNGEMFTNECIAIVLNEQTEKYQGHQDDFKFTYTTKQQFSIGSEWLYYKIYSGAKTADYILTEKIKKITEKLVEEKVIDSWFFIRYLDPDTHLRFRLHIIDLEKYSYILNYIHSELEPLVNQNSISKIQNDTYKRELDRYGDNTIELAEQFFYNDSKFVVEMLDLLDTESGGTIRWQMAIRSVDAFLDDFGFNLNQKFDIIDILSDSFFKEHGGQQTLKVSLNTKYRNLREQIEKILDKNNETEEDYYPIIELIQKRSLLNKPLVAQLLQIEKENRLQVSINNLIASLLHMNLDRLFMGRNRTNEFVVYELLSRYYKGQLARKKYEVKEQIV, encoded by the coding sequence ATGAAGTTTTTACCACAATTTATAGTTAGAACACCATTAGTAGCCTTTGGAAATAGAACAGACAATGCTGTTTTTTCTGAAGCATTATATTTATCGACACCCGTTTTACATGATGAATATAAAAAACACCTTATAAAGCCAATTGAAACCGAAAAAGAATTAAAAAAACTTAAAGTTTCTTTGTATAAATACGAATCTAGAGCTAGTCAACGTTGCACACCGTTTGGCTTATTTGCAGGATTAAGTATAGGTGAATGGCAAGACAAAAATCAAATTATACTAAATTCAGATTTAAATAAAACACTAATTCGCAACACACGACTAGATATGAATGTATTAAATTCACTAGTACAAGAATTAGCCAAACTAGAAAGTATAAAAACACACTTGAAATTTTTTCCTAATACAAGTATTTATCAAGTAGGAGAAAATTATAGATATATTGAATATTACTACAACAATGCAAAGCGATTTCATAAAATTTGCAAAGTAGATTATTCAGAATATTTAGCCTATATTTTGAATCAATCAAATAAAGGATTAACCATTAACGAACTAATAAACTTACTTATTGATGATGAAGTAACATTTGAAGAAGCATCAGAATTTATACAAGAATTAATAGATGCTCAAATTTTAATAAACGAACTTGAGCCAACAGTTACAGGAACAGATTATTTTAATTCAGTATTAAATAAATTACAAAAAATACATGATTTAAATAGAGATGCTAATTTATTTCAAATAGTAAATACATTAATTTCTGTAGATCAGTCAATCAAAAAAATAGATGCCAATATTTTAAATAAAATTGAATCATACAGGCAAGTTCACGAACAACTTAAAACAATTTTACCTAATTTAAGTGAAACCAATTTGTTTCAAACTGACTTGTACAAGCAAACCGTACAATCGGAAATACATAGTAAAGTTCAAGAACAATTAAAAGATGCATTACAATTTTTAAATAAGATTACACCAATAAATACTAATGAAAAACTAGAAAGTTTTAAAAAACGCTTTCAAAATAGGTTTGAAGATGATGCTATTCCTTTATTACTAGCACTTGATGTAGAAACAGGTGTTGGTTATATAGAAACAGGAAATCATGGAATTAATGATTTAATAGAAGATATTTATACTCCAAATGCAAATTACGGAAGCGAATTAAAATGGAATGAATTACAATCTTGTTTATTACAGCTATTAACAAAAAGTAGAGAAGAAAAGAAAAAAAGTGTTGAAATATCAGAAAAAAATTTTCCATCAATAGATTTTTCAGAAAACAATTTACCATCTTCATTTTCAGCTATGTTTAAAATGTTGGATGTAAAAACGAATAAGATATACATAAATGGAGCAGGAGGAAGTAGTGCTGTAAATTTATTAGGAAGATTTGCAGTAGGAAATGAAGCCGTAAACAAAATAATAAATACAATTTCAGAATTTGAACAAGAGCAGTTTCCTAATAAAATTCTTGCTGAAATAGTACATTTACCAGAAAGTAGAACAGGGAATATTTTAGCCAGATCTGCTTTTAGAAAATATGAAATCCCTTATTTAGCAAAAAGTGCAGTTGCAGATGATTTTCAAATAAAAATGGAAGATCTCTATATAAAAATAAGAAACAATAAAGTTATATTATTTGATAAAAGATTACAAAAAGAAATTATTCCTCGCTTAGGAAATGCTCATAATTTCGGATTTAATAGTCTACCCGTTTATCATTTTTTATGCGATTTACAAACCCAATACTTTTCAAAACCTTATGTAGGTTTTCATTGGGGAATACTTTCTAATCAATTTGATTTTTTGCCAAGAGTCGAATATCAAAATACAATATTAAGTGCTGCAAAATGGCAACTAAAACAAAAAGATTTAGAACCCTTACAAGACAAGAAAAAAACTAATGTTGAAAAACATCACTATTTTTTTGAACTGAAAAATAAAATAGAATTACCAGATTTATTTTTAATAGTACAAAGTGATAATGAATTATTGATTAATACGAACAACCCTATTGCAATTGACACTTTCATAGATACAATTAAAAAGAGTAATGAAGTTGTACTTGAAGAATATTTATTTACAAGTAAAGACGCATTAGTAAAGGACACCAATGGAGAAATGTTTACCAATGAGTGTATTGCAATTGTTTTAAACGAACAAACTGAAAAATATCAAGGTCATCAAGATGATTTTAAATTCACATATACTACTAAGCAACAGTTTTCAATAGGAAGCGAATGGTTGTACTACAAAATATATAGCGGAGCTAAAACAGCCGATTATATATTAACTGAAAAAATAAAAAAAATCACTGAAAAATTGGTTGAAGAAAAAGTAATTGATTCCTGGTTTTTTATACGGTATTTAGATCCAGATACACATTTAAGATTCAGATTACACATCATAGATTTAGAAAAATATAGTTACATTCTGAATTATATACATTCTGAATTAGAACCACTTGTCAATCAAAATAGTATTTCTAAAATTCAAAATGATACATATAAAAGAGAATTAGATAGATACGGAGATAATACTATAGAACTTGCAGAACAGTTTTTCTATAATGATAGTAAGTTTGTTGTAGAAATGTTAGACTTACTAGATACTGAAAGTGGTGGAACTATTCGATGGCAAATGGCAATACGATCAGTAGATGCTTTTTTAGACGATTTTGGATTTAATTTAAATCAAAAATTTGATATTATTGATATTCTTAGTGATTCCTTTTTTAAAGAACATGGAGGACAACAAACATTAAAAGTTTCATTAAACACAAAATATAGAAATCTTAGAGAACAAATAGAAAAAATATTAGATAAAAACAATGAAACAGAAGAAGATTATTACCCAATTATTGAATTAATACAGAAAAGAAGTTTGTTAAATAAACCTTTAGTTGCACAATTATTGCAAATTGAAAAAGAAAATAGGTTGCAAGTAAGTATCAATAACTTAATAGCAAGTTTATTACACATGAATTTAGATCGATTATTCATGGGAAGAAATAGAACTAATGAGTTTGTAGTGTATGAATTATTATCACGATACTACAAAGGACAATTGGCTAGAAAGAAATACGAGGTAAAAGAGCAAATAGTGTAA
- the meaB gene encoding methylmalonyl Co-A mutase-associated GTPase MeaB encodes MHLETPENKSALSEINGINQPDSISDAVAKQIQQFRRKQPSANELITRIIKGDKIALSRAITLIESTNIKHLEKANEVIQGCLPYANNSVRIGITGVPGVGKSTFIEAFGKHLTSLGKKVAVLAVDPSSSISHGSILGDKTRMEELVKDENAFIRPSASGDSLGGVARKTREAIILCEACGFDTIIIETVGVGQSETAVHSMVDFFLLLKIAGAGDELQGIKRGIMEMADTIVINKADGDNISKAKLAKTEFNRALHLFPAKKSGWIPKVTTCSAITKEGINDVWKIISDYFDLAKENQYFQNKRQEQNQFWMMETINEQLKTHFYNHPDIISLLEQNKKAVQNNEISPFAAAKILLENYYK; translated from the coding sequence ATGCATTTGGAAACACCAGAAAACAAATCGGCTTTATCTGAAATCAATGGTATTAACCAGCCTGATTCGATTAGTGATGCTGTTGCAAAACAAATTCAGCAATTTCGTAGAAAACAACCATCTGCGAATGAATTAATTACTAGGATTATTAAAGGTGATAAGATTGCTTTAAGTAGAGCCATTACCTTAATTGAAAGCACAAATATTAAACATTTAGAAAAAGCTAATGAGGTTATTCAAGGTTGTTTGCCTTATGCTAATAACTCTGTTAGAATAGGAATAACAGGTGTTCCAGGTGTTGGAAAAAGTACTTTTATTGAAGCATTTGGTAAACATTTAACCTCACTAGGCAAAAAAGTAGCCGTTTTAGCGGTTGACCCAAGTTCATCTATAAGCCATGGTAGTATTTTAGGAGACAAAACGAGAATGGAAGAATTGGTAAAAGATGAGAATGCTTTTATTCGTCCTAGTGCTTCTGGTGACAGTTTAGGCGGTGTGGCTCGAAAAACACGTGAAGCTATTATCTTGTGTGAAGCTTGTGGTTTTGATACTATTATTATAGAAACTGTAGGAGTTGGACAAAGTGAAACGGCTGTTCATAGTATGGTTGATTTCTTTTTATTACTTAAAATTGCTGGAGCTGGTGATGAATTACAAGGTATTAAAAGGGGAATCATGGAAATGGCTGATACTATTGTAATTAATAAAGCTGATGGTGATAATATTTCAAAAGCAAAGCTAGCCAAAACCGAATTTAACAGAGCTTTACATTTATTTCCTGCTAAAAAAAGTGGTTGGATTCCGAAAGTGACAACTTGTAGCGCTATTACCAAAGAAGGAATTAACGATGTTTGGAAAATTATTTCTGATTATTTTGATTTAGCAAAAGAAAATCAATACTTTCAAAATAAAAGACAAGAGCAAAATCAGTTTTGGATGATGGAAACGATTAATGAACAATTGAAAACACATTTCTATAATCATCCTGATATTATTTCCTTATTGGAGCAAAATAAAAAAGCAGTACAAAACAATGAAATTTCACCTTTTGCTGCTGCTAAAATTTTATTAGAAAACTATTACAAGTAA
- a CDS encoding AEC family transporter, with product MKNSSPNYNYQIMLSNFAIQFKNMDNIILIFLCLFTGIAFQFVKVFPKNMHVSLNQFVIYVSLPALALYYIPKIEISSALLYPLGIAWIGFGLSFLFFYSLGKYLGWSKKLIGCLILTAGLGNTSFVGFPVIEALYGNKGLEIAIIVDQPGSFVVMATLGIITATLFSRETLNTKSIVLKIILFPPFIAFFIALILNFLQQDFPEMFQNVFQRVGNTVTPIALVAVGLQLKIEKKSKHWGFLVLGLFFKLMITPAFFYVIYRKVFNGTGLLIDVSIMEAAMAPMITATILASSYGLKPKLSSMMVGIGIPLSFITLAFWYWVLTSF from the coding sequence TTGAAAAATAGTTCTCCAAACTATAATTATCAAATAATGCTTTCTAACTTTGCAATTCAGTTTAAAAATATGGATAATATCATTTTAATATTTCTTTGTTTGTTCACAGGAATTGCCTTTCAATTTGTAAAAGTCTTTCCAAAAAACATGCATGTTTCTCTAAATCAATTTGTAATTTATGTATCACTTCCAGCATTAGCTCTATATTATATTCCTAAAATTGAAATCTCTTCTGCCTTATTATACCCATTAGGAATTGCATGGATAGGATTTGGATTATCATTTCTTTTTTTCTATTCATTAGGAAAATATTTAGGTTGGTCAAAAAAATTAATAGGTTGTTTAATTCTAACAGCAGGATTAGGAAACACATCATTTGTGGGTTTTCCAGTAATTGAAGCGCTATATGGGAACAAAGGATTAGAAATAGCAATCATTGTAGATCAACCAGGTTCATTTGTAGTAATGGCAACATTAGGAATTATTACAGCAACATTATTTTCAAGAGAAACATTAAACACAAAATCAATTGTTTTAAAAATAATTTTATTTCCACCATTTATAGCCTTTTTTATAGCTTTAATACTAAATTTTCTCCAACAAGATTTTCCAGAAATGTTTCAAAATGTATTTCAAAGGGTAGGAAACACAGTTACACCAATTGCATTAGTTGCAGTAGGATTACAATTAAAAATTGAGAAAAAAAGTAAACATTGGGGGTTTTTAGTATTAGGACTCTTTTTTAAATTAATGATAACACCTGCTTTTTTCTATGTAATTTATAGGAAAGTATTTAATGGAACAGGTTTGTTGATTGATGTATCTATTATGGAAGCAGCAATGGCGCCAATGATTACAGCTACTATTTTAGCTTCTAGTTATGGGTTAAAACCAAAGTTAAGTAGTATGATGGTAGGAATAGGAATTCCATTATCATTTATTACTTTGGCTTTTTGGTATTGGGTTTTAACTAGTTTTTAA
- a CDS encoding FAD-binding oxidoreductase: MQIIPKILNELQQIVGEKFVFIDDETRYDYGHDETEDYNFPPHVVVKPTTVEEVSAIMKMANINKIPVTPIGAKTGLSGGALSIHGGIGLSMERFNKIINIDEQNLQVITEPGVITQILKDAVGEKGLFYPVDPSSMGSCFIGGNIAENSGGARAVKYGVTKDYVLNLEVVLPNGEIIWTGANTLKNSTGYNLTQLMVGSEGTLGVITKIVLKLIPKVSHNVLMLVPFYKAEQACEAVSAIFRAGIVPSALEFMERDAIDWTMKYVEGVSVSIKDEIQAHLLIEVDGNYTDILFQEAEKIMQVVEQFEIDEVLFADSDEQKNALWKLRRAVGEAVKSNSVYKEEDTVVPRYELPTLLKGVKDIGNKYGFQTVCYGHAGDGNLHINIVKGNMTDENWQTEVPKGVVEIFELTVKLKGTLSGEHGIGYVQKDFMPIAFSEMELELMKGIKKVFDINNIMNPGKILPHSL, translated from the coding sequence ATGCAAATTATTCCTAAAATTCTTAATGAACTTCAACAAATTGTAGGAGAAAAGTTCGTTTTCATTGATGATGAAACTAGATATGATTACGGACATGATGAAACGGAAGATTATAATTTTCCACCTCATGTTGTGGTTAAACCAACGACAGTTGAAGAAGTTTCTGCTATAATGAAGATGGCTAATATTAATAAAATTCCAGTTACGCCTATAGGAGCAAAAACAGGATTAAGTGGTGGAGCATTGAGTATTCATGGAGGAATTGGGCTTTCTATGGAGCGTTTCAACAAAATTATAAATATTGATGAACAAAACCTTCAAGTTATTACAGAACCAGGTGTTATTACTCAAATACTTAAAGATGCTGTAGGAGAAAAAGGATTGTTTTATCCTGTAGATCCTAGTAGTATGGGAAGTTGCTTTATAGGTGGAAACATTGCCGAGAATTCTGGTGGAGCAAGAGCTGTAAAATATGGTGTAACGAAAGATTATGTTTTAAACTTAGAAGTGGTTTTGCCTAATGGTGAAATTATTTGGACAGGAGCTAATACCTTGAAAAATTCAACAGGTTATAATTTGACTCAATTAATGGTAGGAAGTGAAGGAACACTTGGAGTGATTACTAAAATTGTATTAAAATTAATCCCAAAAGTAAGTCATAATGTATTAATGTTGGTTCCTTTTTATAAAGCCGAACAAGCCTGTGAAGCGGTTTCTGCTATTTTTAGAGCAGGAATTGTCCCAAGTGCTTTAGAATTTATGGAAAGAGATGCGATTGACTGGACTATGAAGTATGTAGAAGGAGTAAGTGTCTCAATAAAGGACGAAATTCAAGCACATTTGCTAATTGAAGTAGATGGAAATTATACTGACATCTTGTTTCAAGAAGCTGAAAAAATAATGCAAGTAGTAGAACAATTTGAAATAGATGAAGTATTATTTGCAGATTCGGACGAACAAAAAAATGCATTATGGAAATTACGTAGAGCAGTAGGAGAAGCTGTAAAATCAAATTCAGTTTATAAAGAAGAAGATACTGTAGTACCAAGATATGAATTACCAACATTACTAAAAGGAGTAAAAGATATTGGTAATAAATACGGATTTCAAACTGTTTGTTATGGTCATGCAGGTGATGGTAATTTACACATCAATATTGTAAAAGGAAACATGACTGATGAAAATTGGCAAACAGAAGTACCAAAAGGGGTTGTTGAAATATTTGAATTAACCGTAAAATTAAAAGGAACACTTTCAGGAGAACATGGAATAGGCTATGTGCAAAAAGATTTTATGCCAATAGCTTTTAGTGAAATGGAATTGGAATTAATGAAAGGAATTAAAAAGGTATTCGATATAAATAATATTATGAATCCAGGTAAAATTTTACCACATAGTTTATAA